The following proteins come from a genomic window of Winogradskyella sp. PC-19:
- a CDS encoding LytR/AlgR family response regulator transcription factor, translating to MQIKAYIKQPYPFYYEELKRVFLLLCFLAIASFIFTYLFEPFIVNIEEHKIDNFWIMVIHSVLPIPVAFTYFFLLKKSIKNIENWTLGKEFLHLAVILLFIGFVSFLIRDFIYTNPDNWSFRYLWEEIRNTFLVGILLLMIILPLNLHRLIIKHSNDLKKISVTQQYINDVNATVQIVTPIKEENFELNIQTFLYAKVDSNYLEIFYDYSNTNEKDLKRLTLKEFLDQLKSYPFIFKTHRSYVVNLNAIESVSGNAQGYVLYLKNYSKRTIPVSRSKIEEFNQVHNSLKNQ from the coding sequence ATGCAAATTAAAGCCTACATAAAACAACCATACCCATTTTATTATGAGGAATTAAAAAGAGTATTCTTATTGCTTTGCTTTCTTGCAATAGCAAGTTTTATTTTCACCTATTTATTTGAACCTTTTATTGTAAATATTGAAGAACATAAAATAGATAATTTTTGGATTATGGTAATACATTCCGTTCTACCAATCCCTGTTGCTTTTACGTATTTTTTCTTGCTCAAAAAATCGATAAAAAATATTGAAAATTGGACATTAGGCAAGGAGTTTTTGCATTTGGCAGTAATTCTATTATTTATAGGTTTTGTTAGCTTCTTGATTCGAGATTTTATTTATACAAATCCTGATAATTGGTCTTTTCGCTACTTGTGGGAAGAAATAAGAAATACGTTTTTAGTAGGAATTTTATTGCTGATGATTATTTTACCATTAAATCTTCATCGTTTGATTATTAAGCACTCAAATGATTTAAAAAAAATATCCGTTACGCAACAATATATCAATGACGTTAATGCAACTGTTCAAATTGTTACGCCAATAAAAGAGGAGAATTTTGAGTTAAACATTCAGACTTTTCTTTACGCAAAAGTGGATAGTAACTATTTAGAAATATTTTATGACTATTCAAATACTAATGAAAAGGACTTAAAAAGATTAACTCTAAAAGAATTTTTAGACCAATTAAAGTCTTATCCGTTTATTTTTAAAACTCATCGCTCTTATGTTGTAAACCTTAACGCAATTGAATCTGTTTCTGGAAATGCCCAAGGATATGTACTTTATTTAAAAAACTACTCCAAAAGAACAATCCCTGTTTCTCGTTCTAAAATTGAAGAATTTAACCAAGTTCATAACAGTTTAAAAAACCAATAG
- a CDS encoding DUF2927 domain-containing protein → MKKKTTLFISLLIIAGIAVYSFVDFEEYEFTEYDTEMVNYFNEVALNTEYDSNPKRIIKWTEPMKLFIIKEKDLSYEVTLVKKTVEKINNLTKDEFHIQLIDDPKKANAFIILRERERLEPLMPDLFENIETEINGIADIGFDTETFHISDARIFIDILQPKESIETTIVEEITQSIGLMNDSEKYSNSVFYQNKLDSIITVEYSKMDKEIIKMLYHPKMKPGLDFKNAKEVIKQILKKQKTFYNNV, encoded by the coding sequence TTGAAGAAGAAAACTACCCTTTTTATTAGTCTATTAATAATAGCTGGAATTGCTGTTTATAGTTTTGTTGACTTCGAGGAATATGAGTTTACCGAATATGATACTGAAATGGTAAATTACTTCAACGAAGTTGCCTTAAATACGGAATATGATTCAAACCCTAAAAGAATTATAAAATGGACTGAACCAATGAAACTTTTTATAATTAAGGAAAAAGATCTTAGTTACGAGGTTACCTTAGTTAAAAAGACAGTTGAAAAAATTAATAATCTGACAAAGGATGAATTTCACATCCAATTAATAGACGACCCCAAAAAGGCTAATGCATTTATTATCTTAAGGGAAAGAGAGAGATTGGAACCATTAATGCCCGACTTATTTGAGAATATTGAGACAGAAATTAATGGAATAGCAGATATTGGATTTGACACAGAAACCTTCCATATTAGTGACGCAAGAATATTTATAGATATTCTACAACCAAAGGAATCTATTGAGACAACTATTGTAGAGGAAATAACACAAAGTATAGGTTTAATGAATGATTCGGAAAAATATTCTAATAGTGTGTTTTATCAGAATAAATTAGATAGCATTATAACTGTGGAATATTCAAAAATGGATAAGGAAATCATTAAAATGCTATATCATCCGAAAATGAAACCAGGACTTGACTTTAAAAATGCTAAAGAAGTAATAAAGCAAATTTTAAAAAAACAAAAAACGTTTTACAACAATGTATAA
- a CDS encoding RloB family protein: MPRKTKSIKKTDRKKAWLKKVKPSIYEVETKEIGKTILIVAEGQTETLYFESFPVLTLTVKTVNLEGQSKLKLIEATENIVNKSDDKYDIVWCVFDMDIKQGEKEFSDFDNAIESGIAKNYRVAYSNDCFEVWFYLHYYFSDQKNHRTFYYKHLGNLWNCNYEKDGKKYDFCLKTYSLLESDVNASQEKAIERAKKLLDNQKDLTFHKQNPITLVYELVEFLNENCRK; encoded by the coding sequence ATGCCTAGAAAAACTAAATCTATTAAAAAAACTGATAGAAAAAAGGCTTGGTTGAAAAAAGTCAAGCCTTCAATCTATGAAGTTGAAACAAAAGAGATTGGTAAAACAATTCTAATTGTTGCTGAAGGTCAAACAGAAACTTTATATTTTGAATCATTCCCTGTACTAACTTTAACAGTAAAAACTGTTAATCTTGAAGGTCAAAGCAAATTAAAGTTAATTGAGGCAACAGAAAATATAGTTAATAAAAGTGATGACAAATATGACATCGTTTGGTGTGTCTTTGATATGGATATCAAGCAAGGAGAAAAAGAATTTTCCGACTTTGATAATGCAATAGAAAGTGGTATTGCAAAAAATTACAGGGTAGCTTATTCTAATGACTGTTTTGAAGTTTGGTTCTATTTACATTACTATTTTTCAGACCAAAAGAATCATAGAACATTCTATTACAAACATTTAGGAAATTTATGGAATTGCAACTATGAAAAAGACGGTAAGAAATATGATTTTTGTTTAAAAACTTATTCGCTTTTAGAATCTGACGTAAATGCTTCACAGGAAAAGGCAATCGAAAGAGCTAAGAAACTATTAGATAATCAAAAAGATTTAACATTTCACAAACAAAATCCCATAACTCTAGTTTATGAGTTAGTTGAATTTTTGAATGAAAATTGTAGAAAATAA
- a CDS encoding DUF6090 family protein — MIKFFRKIRHKLLNEGRLRKYLIYAIGEILLVMIGILLALQVNNWNEKNKKKEIQLTQLSDLKIEIKSMQEFLKFHTNVLETSIKGNEALLELMRPDATLTISQDSIHRLLAITLNVDLITAERLNLETQVDFEPIQKQKYGQLINNLINWKHFAGRISADYSLMEANREEDLENALIKSGIPSWWIFFDKPNEVKFPVDYELLIRNNEIYAVLINRYKRSQFLINDLKGGLTQLDEMLSEIK; from the coding sequence ATGATAAAATTCTTTAGAAAAATTAGGCATAAGCTGTTGAATGAAGGTAGATTAAGAAAATACTTGATTTATGCTATTGGAGAAATATTATTGGTGATGATAGGAATATTGCTTGCATTACAAGTCAACAATTGGAATGAAAAAAATAAGAAAAAGGAAATTCAGTTAACCCAATTATCTGACTTGAAAATAGAAATAAAATCAATGCAAGAATTTTTAAAATTTCACACAAACGTTTTAGAAACTTCAATAAAAGGAAATGAGGCCTTATTGGAATTGATGAGACCAGATGCCACCTTAACAATTTCACAAGATTCCATACACAGATTATTAGCTATTACACTAAATGTAGATTTGATAACAGCAGAGAGACTAAACTTAGAAACACAAGTAGATTTTGAACCAATTCAAAAGCAAAAATATGGTCAACTCATTAATAATCTAATTAACTGGAAACACTTCGCTGGAAGAATATCGGCTGATTACTCTTTAATGGAAGCTAATAGAGAAGAAGATCTAGAAAATGCATTAATAAAATCAGGAATTCCCAGTTGGTGGATATTTTTCGACAAACCCAACGAAGTTAAATTTCCGGTAGATTATGAATTATTGATTAGAAACAATGAAATTTATGCAGTCTTGATAAACCGGTATAAAAGATCGCAATTTCTGATAAATGATTTAAAAGGTGGATTAACGCAGCTGGATGAAATGCTTTCTGAAATAAAATAA
- a CDS encoding AAA family ATPase, with the protein MKLQEFSFGNFRSFKDINTLNLSAAKIKSKHESIDTNNVIIGKNIENISFLKSKAIYGANASGKSNIIKALVTFSRIIRTSVKDDKVLNMIDSFRLSTETENEPSFFQIIFWDKNTKYRYGFELDDENIYSEWLYGKPGERELCYFIREGKEIIELDKTNFSEGDKLKTLLFDEESEENEIFRNNSLFLSTLATFGFAKLSKQLVKSITSTYIISGLGHEGMYRYAGESLKDKEKKKYILDFLKYGDIGIEDLNAIEISSDDLPDDLDNDVKKDFDKSKKRKLLISSRKKYDANNKFVEDESFSFSLHESEGTQKLFELSPFIYQALSEQRTIIIDEFDARFHPLLTKKILELFNSKINKGAQLIFTTHDTNLLSSDLLRRDQIEFVEKDKFGASHLYSLVQFKGIRNNATFEKDYIQGKYGAIPFLGNFNKILNFED; encoded by the coding sequence ATGAAACTGCAAGAATTTAGCTTTGGGAATTTTAGGTCGTTCAAGGACATCAATACATTGAATTTATCGGCTGCCAAAATAAAATCAAAACACGAAAGTATTGATACAAACAATGTTATTATTGGAAAGAATATCGAAAATATTTCTTTTCTAAAATCAAAAGCTATATATGGTGCTAACGCAAGTGGAAAAAGTAATATTATTAAAGCACTTGTAACTTTTTCTAGAATCATTAGAACTTCAGTTAAAGATGATAAAGTTCTAAATATGATTGATTCATTTAGACTTTCTACAGAGACTGAAAATGAACCTAGTTTTTTTCAAATTATTTTTTGGGATAAAAACACTAAATATAGATATGGTTTTGAATTAGACGATGAAAATATTTACTCTGAATGGCTTTATGGTAAACCAGGGGAAAGAGAACTCTGCTATTTTATTAGGGAAGGAAAAGAAATTATTGAACTTGATAAAACTAATTTTTCTGAAGGGGATAAATTAAAAACTCTATTATTTGACGAAGAGTCCGAAGAAAATGAAATCTTCCGAAATAATTCACTATTTCTTTCAACTCTTGCAACTTTTGGTTTTGCAAAACTATCAAAACAATTAGTTAAGAGCATAACTTCGACTTACATTATTAGTGGTTTAGGTCACGAAGGAATGTACAGATATGCAGGTGAATCTTTAAAAGATAAAGAAAAGAAGAAATACATATTGGATTTTCTTAAATATGGTGATATTGGAATAGAAGATTTAAATGCAATTGAAATTTCATCAGACGATTTACCAGATGATTTAGATAATGATGTAAAAAAAGATTTTGATAAATCTAAAAAAAGAAAACTCTTAATTTCATCTAGAAAAAAATATGATGCAAATAATAAGTTTGTAGAGGATGAAAGTTTTTCATTTAGCTTACACGAATCTGAAGGTACTCAAAAATTGTTTGAATTAAGTCCATTTATTTACCAAGCTTTAAGTGAACAAAGAACGATTATTATTGATGAATTTGATGCTAGATTTCATCCATTGTTAACAAAAAAGATACTTGAATTATTTAATTCAAAAATAAACAAGGGTGCTCAATTAATTTTCACAACTCACGACACGAATCTTTTATCATCCGATTTGTTGAGAAGAGACCAAATTGAATTTGTTGAAAAAGATAAATTTGGAGCAAGCCACCTATATTCTTTAGTTCAGTTTAAGGGCATTAGAAATAATGCAACGTTTGAGAAAGACTATATTCAAGGGAAATATGGTGCTATTCCTTTTTTAGGTAATTTTAATAAAATCTTAAATTTCGAAGACTAA
- a CDS encoding acyltransferase family protein: protein MSISKRRHDLDWLRVIAILAVYFHHLGMPFNGDDFHIMNADSSKLLDDIMVYFEQFRLPLLFLISGTGTVLAFSKRNWKHFLKERTGRLLIPLFFGVLFIVPPQTYYQYINEFNSYWQIYTEGRFETNHLWFIENLYVISIIIIPLIIFLKSKKSEGFINWFEKISSYKMGLLLSGLPLIIVTVILKRYYPTGSSSLTNLSETFFYTYFFISGILFASSKMFWENLKNFRLVHLNSFIISTLLFYGYYFIPNTIVEPYLTVSVRWDIWYVLCSLLGWCFVLTILGYGQVYFNKPSLYLKRMNEAIYPFYILHQTVIIICAYYIIQLDLNIPAKFIVLLVISFIIIVVIYRFAIYPFRIMRVLFGMKPRKRPLNKSQLPTTYIKNSGFKV from the coding sequence ATGAGTATTTCAAAAAGAAGACACGATTTAGATTGGTTAAGAGTTATTGCTATTTTGGCTGTTTATTTCCATCATTTAGGTATGCCTTTTAATGGAGATGATTTTCATATTATGAATGCCGATTCTAGCAAATTATTAGACGACATAATGGTTTACTTTGAGCAGTTTAGACTTCCTCTACTATTTTTGATATCTGGTACAGGAACAGTACTCGCATTTTCTAAGCGGAATTGGAAGCATTTTTTAAAGGAACGTACAGGAAGACTTTTAATTCCACTCTTCTTTGGTGTGCTATTTATTGTACCACCTCAAACATATTATCAATACATCAATGAATTCAATTCTTACTGGCAGATATACACAGAAGGTAGATTTGAAACTAATCATCTTTGGTTTATAGAAAATCTTTATGTGATTTCTATAATTATAATTCCTTTAATTATTTTTCTTAAATCCAAAAAATCTGAGGGATTTATAAATTGGTTCGAAAAAATATCCTCTTATAAAATGGGACTTTTATTGAGCGGACTTCCTCTTATCATTGTAACAGTAATACTAAAAAGGTATTATCCAACTGGGTCTTCTTCATTAACTAATCTTTCAGAAACATTCTTTTACACTTACTTTTTTATTTCTGGTATTTTGTTTGCAAGTTCAAAAATGTTTTGGGAAAATTTGAAGAACTTTAGACTTGTTCATCTTAATAGCTTCATTATTAGCACACTATTATTCTACGGTTACTATTTCATACCGAATACTATCGTGGAGCCTTATTTAACCGTTTCTGTTCGTTGGGATATCTGGTATGTCCTGTGCAGTCTATTGGGCTGGTGTTTTGTTTTGACCATATTAGGATATGGGCAAGTTTACTTCAATAAACCTAGTCTTTACCTTAAACGAATGAACGAAGCTATTTATCCATTTTATATTTTACATCAAACAGTTATTATAATTTGTGCATATTACATCATTCAACTAGACTTAAATATTCCTGCTAAGTTTATCGTTCTTTTAGTTATTTCATTTATTATTATTGTAGTAATTTACCGTTTTGCCATTTACCCTTTTAGAATTATGAGAGTGCTTTTCGGAATGAAACCACGAAAAAGACCACTGAATAAAAGCCAGTTGCCAACAACGTATATAAAAAATAGCGGTTTTAAAGTTTAA
- a CDS encoding DUF4262 domain-containing protein, which yields MTEKQKEKYFKKVYDNIAEYGFHKTYVMEEIGFTPFGYSTGIYKNFGIPELFISGLPNGLTNTLINNYAERFKFNEIPLNKKIDDLIDRFPVYFIEVKNDKLTEYTLSSFKYYENSEFKYLQLIFPDLNGFFPNEAEYDYDQEILGR from the coding sequence ATGACAGAAAAACAAAAGGAAAAATATTTCAAAAAGGTTTATGATAATATTGCGGAATATGGATTTCACAAAACCTATGTTATGGAGGAAATTGGATTTACGCCTTTTGGATACTCAACTGGAATTTATAAAAACTTTGGAATTCCTGAACTTTTCATTTCTGGACTTCCGAATGGACTGACAAACACATTAATTAATAATTATGCGGAAAGATTTAAATTCAACGAAATACCGCTGAATAAAAAAATTGACGATTTAATTGACCGGTTTCCTGTTTACTTTATTGAGGTGAAAAATGATAAGCTGACTGAATACACTTTGAGTTCATTTAAGTATTATGAGAATTCGGAATTCAAGTATTTACAGTTAATTTTTCCTGACTTGAATGGATTTTTTCCAAACGAAGCGGAATATGACTATGACCAAGAAATATTAGGAAGATGA